The following proteins come from a genomic window of Leptospira dzoumogneensis:
- a CDS encoding choice-of-anchor D domain-containing protein codes for MKRLTTFFLKSLLTLVILFSFVNCPKGGGKGPLLLPPGETAETPNPDPTIRVYRGSGTVTSVPDTSTESLGSVKITQSSTARVFTIQNNGEQTLNLTSTPIVAKTGADAAQFTVDQSGTDNVLDPGETTEFSVTFSPSGSTGTKSAQLQIASNDPNTPTFILNLSGTANPAPAPDIQVKRGSTTFTSGSSVHTFTSVQENTSGTAVSFTINNIGDAALNLSTITLTGTNANQFSLDTTGISSTVAASGSTTFSVTFSPTSTGAKTATITIPSDDAGTPNYTFGLSGTGNPTPVPEMNVQRVTGSVNIADGSGSFDFGSQVENVAGSAVQFRIQNLGTAALTLSGTPIVEVTGTNSNQFEVTIQPSTSSIASAGTATFSVRFVPTSTGAKTASISIANNDSDENPYDFTITGTGTPTPAPEINLKQGSTSIASSGTYSGMADTRIGTTSATTTFTVENTGTATLNLTGGTRVVVGGTDSSLFTVASQPAATVAASGTSTFTVTFSPTSTGTKTATLTIANNDSDEGSYVINLSANGIEPSAPCFDITNQTISSNLGSIANYGGSGQTLYYSSTIPIIIGPSNPAAIYYINQPHSMTSTLFGMFSGIYNSTQTALYETRDGVGLTNFSGLLPYGTTSSQFLNLLGGSGAITITPNASQAVYFDVNSPVSFAATNASYSIVKGCHARLNEERTFTTTTGTTSTSGLSKVWTYRKKLNIRLIFVQGSYPTYTVAGLQDAVDRITSIYSQDSVKIDVQFTATSVNASEFLDLTDFEDETGTLASSLTKLYTTTGSSQNANSLNIFLTSDTSNTNYAGLLGMAAGIPGVPGIVATKKAGMIVLIEPHRTSGSAATALSAADQQFLGDTIAHEAGHFLGLFHTNERKGASSTLSMFGLNARDALIETPYCLSSQDINTDGFVSISECSGSGFTNSGASNLMFWAGDGVTPQIQLTGEQGWVLRSNPLAY; via the coding sequence ATGAAACGGCTCACGACATTTTTTCTCAAGAGTTTATTAACTCTTGTTATTCTTTTCTCCTTCGTAAATTGTCCGAAGGGCGGAGGAAAGGGGCCTCTGCTTTTGCCGCCCGGCGAAACTGCAGAAACTCCCAATCCTGATCCTACCATTCGAGTTTATAGAGGAAGTGGTACTGTAACTTCTGTACCGGATACTTCTACCGAAAGTTTGGGAAGTGTGAAAATTACTCAAAGCAGTACTGCTAGAGTTTTCACGATCCAAAATAACGGTGAGCAAACTTTAAATCTTACCAGCACTCCGATCGTCGCAAAGACAGGAGCAGATGCTGCGCAATTTACTGTGGATCAATCAGGTACCGATAATGTTTTGGATCCTGGAGAAACTACTGAGTTTTCAGTGACCTTCTCCCCTTCCGGATCAACTGGTACTAAATCCGCTCAGCTGCAAATAGCGTCTAACGATCCGAACACTCCTACTTTTATTTTGAACTTGAGCGGAACTGCAAATCCTGCACCTGCTCCGGATATCCAAGTAAAAAGAGGATCCACTACTTTTACGAGTGGTTCTAGCGTTCATACGTTTACAAGTGTTCAAGAGAATACGAGCGGAACTGCCGTATCTTTTACGATCAATAATATCGGAGATGCTGCTTTAAATTTAAGTACGATTACTCTAACCGGAACGAATGCGAATCAGTTCAGTTTGGACACAACCGGAATAAGCAGCACTGTTGCAGCTTCCGGTTCCACAACATTCTCCGTAACATTCTCTCCTACTTCTACAGGAGCGAAAACTGCAACGATCACTATTCCGAGTGACGATGCCGGAACTCCTAATTACACTTTCGGTCTTTCCGGAACCGGGAATCCAACTCCTGTTCCTGAAATGAACGTCCAAAGAGTTACAGGTTCCGTAAATATCGCAGATGGAAGTGGTTCTTTCGATTTTGGAAGCCAAGTGGAGAATGTTGCAGGTTCCGCAGTTCAATTCAGGATCCAAAATTTGGGTACTGCTGCATTGACTTTATCCGGAACTCCTATTGTGGAAGTCACCGGAACAAATTCGAATCAGTTCGAAGTTACTATTCAGCCAAGCACCTCAAGTATTGCTTCCGCCGGAACCGCTACTTTCTCCGTTCGATTTGTTCCTACTTCTACCGGAGCAAAAACCGCTTCTATCTCGATAGCGAATAACGACTCAGACGAGAATCCTTATGATTTTACGATCACAGGTACCGGAACTCCAACACCTGCTCCTGAAATTAATTTGAAACAAGGTTCTACAAGTATCGCAAGTTCTGGAACATATTCGGGTATGGCTGATACGAGAATTGGTACTACTAGTGCAACTACAACATTTACCGTTGAAAACACTGGAACCGCAACCTTGAACTTAACAGGAGGCACTCGTGTAGTCGTAGGGGGAACGGATTCTTCTCTGTTCACTGTGGCTTCTCAACCTGCTGCTACTGTTGCAGCGAGTGGAACATCTACTTTCACGGTAACATTCTCTCCTACTTCTACCGGAACTAAAACTGCGACTTTAACGATCGCAAATAACGATTCGGATGAAGGTAGTTATGTGATCAATTTGTCTGCAAATGGAATTGAGCCAAGTGCCCCTTGTTTCGATATCACCAATCAAACCATTAGTTCTAACTTAGGAAGTATTGCGAACTATGGTGGAAGCGGCCAAACATTGTATTATTCAAGCACGATCCCGATAATTATCGGGCCTTCGAACCCTGCGGCGATCTATTATATCAATCAACCGCATAGCATGACTTCTACATTGTTCGGAATGTTCAGCGGGATTTATAATTCTACTCAGACAGCTCTTTATGAGACAAGGGATGGAGTAGGACTTACGAATTTCTCCGGATTGTTACCATACGGAACAACTTCTTCTCAGTTCTTAAATCTTCTGGGAGGTTCCGGAGCGATCACAATCACTCCTAATGCTTCTCAAGCTGTTTATTTCGACGTGAATTCTCCGGTCAGCTTTGCTGCAACTAACGCAAGCTACTCGATCGTGAAAGGATGTCATGCAAGACTGAACGAAGAAAGAACATTTACTACCACTACAGGTACTACAAGTACCAGCGGTTTGTCTAAGGTTTGGACTTACAGAAAGAAATTGAATATCAGATTGATATTCGTTCAAGGTTCTTACCCTACTTATACCGTTGCAGGATTACAAGACGCGGTTGATAGAATTACCAGCATCTATTCTCAAGATTCAGTGAAAATAGACGTTCAATTCACGGCTACGAGTGTAAATGCTTCCGAGTTCTTGGATCTTACGGATTTCGAAGATGAGACTGGAACACTTGCAAGTTCTTTGACTAAGTTGTACACTACGACCGGTTCTTCTCAAAATGCTAATTCCTTGAATATCTTCCTAACTTCGGATACTTCTAATACGAATTATGCAGGATTACTTGGAATGGCCGCGGGTATCCCTGGAGTTCCTGGAATAGTAGCTACGAAGAAGGCTGGAATGATCGTGTTGATCGAACCTCATAGAACTTCCGGATCCGCTGCGACTGCTTTAAGCGCGGCTGACCAACAGTTCTTGGGTGATACGATCGCTCACGAAGCAGGTCACTTCTTGGGACTTTTCCATACGAACGAAAGAAAAGGAGCAAGCTCCACGTTGAGCATGTTCGGTCTGAATGCGAGAGATGCTTTGATCGAAACTCCTTACTGCTTGAGTTCCCAGGATATTAACACTGACGGTTTCGTATCCATCTCGGAATGTTCCGGATCAGGATTCACCAACTCTGGTGCCTCAAACCTGATGTTCTGGGCGGGGGACGGAGTAACTCCTCAAATCCAACTTACAGGCGAACAAGGTTGGGTCCTAAGAAGTAACCCGTTGGCATATTAA